The following are encoded together in the Vigna unguiculata cultivar IT97K-499-35 chromosome 2, ASM411807v1, whole genome shotgun sequence genome:
- the LOC114174407 gene encoding uncharacterized protein LOC114174407: MGPGAFSTNLLVLDGKNWSRWCVQMKAIFGSQDVAKIVKEGFPALGAATSKEAWKILEQCNEGAEKLKKVRLQTLCRQYELTQMESNEKIAEYFNQVITHTNPMKGCGKKMKDRSIVEKILRTLNPRFDHIVVTIEETKKIEEMKVEELQGCLKAHEQRLLERDSEKPNDRKNSRGGFRGRGRGRNSRGGYGRGGQNQDQEKGNDDHSDNRQRSSNGWRGEKRKTDRKRIKCFNCNRIGHFSMECKTTPNSSDYGDNQSKTNYQAHIVKEESSEASEEPVILMMVTQPERLSDEI, translated from the exons ATGGGACCTGGTGCGTTTTCAACAAATCTCCTTGTTCTTGATGGAAAGAACTGGAGCAGATGGTGTGTGCAGATGAAGGCCATTTTTGGTTCTCAAGATGTGGCAAAGATAGTCAAAGAGGGATTTCCAGCCCTAG GGGCTGCAACTTCAAAAGAAGCTTGGAAGATTTTGGAGCAATGTAATGAAGGGGCCGAGAAATTGAAGAAGGTTAGGTTACAAACTTTGTGTCGTCAATACGAATTGACGCAAATGGAGAGCAACGAGAAAATAGCAGAGTACTTTAATCAGGTTATCACTCATACGAATCCAATGAAGGGCTGCGGAAAGAAAATGAAGGATAGGTCTATTGTTGAGAAAATCTTGAGGACTCTCAATCCAAGATTCGACCATATTGTGGTCACGATTGAAGAGACAAAGAAAATTGAAGAGATGAAAGTCGAAGAACTTCAAGGTTGCTTAAAGGCACATGAACAAAGATTATTGGAGAGAGATTCAGAGAAGCCCAATGATCGAAAAAATTCTAGAGGTGGTTTCCGAGGTCGAGGTCGCGGGAGAAACTCTAGAGGTGGATATGGAAGAGGTGGTCAGAATCAAGATCAAGAAAAAGGTAACGATGATCATTCTGATAACAGGCAACGAAGTTCCAATGGTTGGcgaggagaaaagagaaagactGATAGAAAGAGAATAAAGTGTTTCAATTGTAATAGAATTGGTCACTTCTCAATGGAATGTAAAACAACACCAAATAGTTCCGATTATGGGGATAATCAGTCAAAGACAAACTATCAAGCGCATATAGTGAAGGAGGAGAGTAGTGAGGCATCAGAGGAACCCGTGATCTTGATGATGGTCACCCAACCAGAGAGGTTGAGTGATGAAATCTAG
- the LOC114174229 gene encoding CST complex subunit STN1 has translation MKNGNNNAVALQNTHVKLLAFDLLSLTHFPSCSSDAATSFFRRGIPISRVETLGTVTLRHLKPERLLCFAIDDGTGCVPCVLWLNDANSPSVVRRRRHELAARFVEVVKFGAVARVRGRLSRYKGGVQVTVSDVVMERDPNAEIFHRLDCIRLARNCYNLFPSPCSLRG, from the coding sequence ATGAAAAATGGAAACAACAATGCAGTGGCACTTCAGAACACGCACGTCAAACTTCTCGCCTTCGATCTCCTCTCCTTGACGCACTTTCCTTCATGTTCTTCCGACGCTGCGACGTCGTTTTTCCGCAGAGGAATCCCGATCTCGCGCGTCGAAACCCTTGGCACTGTCACCCTGCGCCACCTCAAGCCCGAGAGGCTCCTCTGCTTCGCCATTGACGACGGCACCGGATGCGTCCCCTGCGTGCTGTGGCTTAACGACGCCAATTCCCCCTCCGTCGTGCGCCGCCGTCGCCACGAGCTTGCTGCGCGCTTCGTCGAAGTGGTGAAGTTTGGAGCAGTTGCGAGGGTGAGGGGCAGACTGAGCCGGTACAAAGGCGGTGTGCAGGTGACCGTGTCGGACGTGGTGATGGAGAGAGATCCGAACGCCGAGATCTTCCACCGCCTCGACTGCATCAGGTTGGCTCGCAACTGTTACAATCTTTTTCCTTCACCTTGTTCTTTAAGAGGATAa